The stretch of DNA CGCGGCAGGACCGCTCCCGCCGCCGCCGAGCTGGGACTGCACCGGACCACCCTCACCGCCTGGCTGACCAAGTGCGAAGAGATCCTGGGCCTGGACCTGTCGTCCGCGACCGTCAGGGCGGAGTTGCACCTGGCCGCCGAAACCATCGCGCCTCCTGGCGACGCCGCCACCGCGCTGCCACGCCGCGGGGGCAGAACCTATCGGGGGCCGCGGCGATAGTTCAGGGCCCCGGGTGGGCCGCCACGGGGATTGCCTACGCTGGGCGCGTGACGGACGACAGCAGGCCACTCGCCGTATTCGACCTGGACAACACCCTCGCGGACACCGCGCACCGCCAGTGCTTCCTGGAGCGCAAGCCGCGGGACTGGGCGGCCTTCTTCGCGGCGGCCCCGGACGACCCGCCGCTGGAGCGTGGCGTGGCACTCGCCCTGGAGAGCGCCGGGGAGTGCGAGGTCGTCTACCTCACGGGCAGGCCCGAGCGCTGCCGCAAGGACACCGTGGCGTGGCTTGCGGCCCAAGGGCTTCCGGACGGGCGCATCTGGATGCGCCGCAACGACGACCGGCGGCCCGCCCGCCGCACCAAGCTGGAGATCCTGCGGAAGATCTCCCGGTCCCGCGAGGTCCGCATGCTGGTGGACGACGACGAGCTGGTGTGCGACGAGGCCGAGCGGGCGGGCTTCAAGGTCGTACGGGCGCGCTGGGTGAGCACGTCCACCGCGCTGAAGGACGCTCAGGAGCGTGAAGGGCGGACGTGAGAGGTCAGGCGCTGTCGCCGTCCTCAAGGCGGAACCCGACCTTCAGGCCCACCTGGTAGTGCTCGATCTCGCCGTTCTCGATGTGGCCGCGCACCTGGGTGACCTCGAACCAGTCCAGCGAGCGCAACGTCTGCGAGGCGCGGGCGATGCCGTTGCGGATGGCCTGGTCGACTCCCTCGTGCGAGGTGCCGACGATCTCGGTGACCCGATAGGTGTGGTCGGACATGAGGGTGTTCCTCTCCGCCGTGTGGTGACCTCACAGCTGTGGGGTGACGTCACTCCACCGTGCCCCACCGCGCGGCGGTGCGCGAGGTGGTGAGCGAGGGGCGCCCGGCAATCTCCGATTCCGGTGCCCGTTACCCCCTTGACCGACCCATTGGTACAGACCAAAATCCAGCCATACCCGTTCGAGCCGCCAGCTCACCCCCCGCGTCGGGCCGCCCCTCCCTGTCCGCAGGCAGAAAGTGACCCACGTGAAACCGCGCCGCCGCGTCGCCATGTCCCTGTCCCTCGCCCTCGCCGTCACCGCGCTGCTCCCCGGATGCGGCGTCCTGCCGGGCGGGGAAGAGGAGAAGCGGACCGTCACCGTGTGGCTCATGCGGGGCAGCGCGTCGGCGGAGTTCATCAAGCGGTTCACCACGGACTTCGAGAAGCGGAACGGCGACATCGACCTGGAGATACGCCTCCAGGAATGGACCGGCATCGGCGGCAAGGTC from Streptomyces sp. BA2 encodes:
- a CDS encoding phosphatase domain-containing protein is translated as MTDDSRPLAVFDLDNTLADTAHRQCFLERKPRDWAAFFAAAPDDPPLERGVALALESAGECEVVYLTGRPERCRKDTVAWLAAQGLPDGRIWMRRNDDRRPARRTKLEILRKISRSREVRMLVDDDELVCDEAERAGFKVVRARWVSTSTALKDAQEREGRT
- a CDS encoding dodecin; the protein is MSDHTYRVTEIVGTSHEGVDQAIRNGIARASQTLRSLDWFEVTQVRGHIENGEIEHYQVGLKVGFRLEDGDSA